The genomic DNA ATGCTTAGGTGAAAACCACCAACATGATCTCATAGAATATGATTGCAAGCAGTGCACCAGCAGGCAGAGTGACCACCCAAGATACAACGATGTTGCGCACAACACCCAAGTTAAGAGCCGCAATACCACGAGCAAAGCCAACCCCGAGTACAGCACCAACTAAGGTTTGCGTTGTTGAAATCGGTAAGCCAGTGCCTGATGCTAATACAACCGTACTTGCTGTAGCCAACTGCGCGGCAAAGCCACGGCTTGGGGTCAGTTCTGTAATACCCGTACCTACGGTAGACATTACTTTGTGACCCATGGTCGCCAGACCCACAACAATACCTACACCACCAAGTGGTAGAATCCACCATGCAATTTCAGTCTTCTCTGCAATCTCACCCATGTTTTGCACTGTAGCAACAATCGCCGATAGGGGGCCGATAGCATTCGCCACGTCATTGGAACCATGAGCAAAGGCCATGGCACAAGCAGTAATAACCATCAAGGTGCTAAAGACTTGTTCTACGCCAGTGAAACTGTGTTCGTGGTTATCTTGATCGAGCTTAAAGCGTTTTTGGATATAGATATAACCAATGAACATGACCAATAGTGATACCGCAATAGCCCAAAACCAAGCTTCGCCAGTAGTTAAATGTAAACCAACATGCTTTAACCCTTTTTTGATGGTCACAAGGGCAATCACTATGGTGGTGATGAACATGTAAACCGGTACATATCGCTTAGCATTTTCTAAGGGAGTTCGGGTGTTAAATATGAACTTTTGCGCGCTGACAAAAATAAAATAGGCAAATAACCCTGAAATAAAGGGGGTTATGACCCAACTACCGACAATGCTTTGTACCGAACTCCAGTCAACCGCTTGAGAGCCAACAGATACGGTAGCAAAACCTATGATAGCGCCGATGATGGAGTGAGTAGTAGATACCGGCCACCCCATATAAGAGGCAAGCAGTAACCAAGTACCTGCTGCAAGTAGCGCAGACATCATACCGAACACTAATAGATCGGGAGAGTTTACAAACAGCGTAGTATCGATAACCCCTTTACGGATGGTATCGGTTACTTCACCACCCGCAAGGTACGCCCCTGCAAATTCGAAAATCATGGCGATAATGATCGCCTGTTTAACCGTCAATGCTTTAGAACCTACCGAGGTCCCCATAGCATTTGCAACGTCATTGGCACCGATACCGATAGCCATCATAAAACCGAATACGGCAGCACATATCAGAAGTACAGTGCCGTAGTTAGCTAGAACATCCATTGAATATCCTTTGATATTAATAAATTGAACAGGTGTGGAGATTATTAGCTACGCGCTATCATCAACTCTAAACGGGCACAAACACGCAATGCTTGGTCCGCAATACCACCAACCCATTCGAGGATTTTGTATAAGAACATCATATCTATAGGACTGTATTGATCTTCAATCTTTCTTAGGCTTCGACGTAAATCAATTTGCATTTGGTCAGTATCGTCTTCAATTCGATCAAGTTCATCGATCATAGACTCAACTAATTTTGCTTCACGTCCTTTAAAACCCGTTTCTAGCAATTCATCTAGCCCGTTGATGACCAAGTACATCTGGCCAACGGCATCCAAACAACGTTTTACGTATATTAGGAAGTCGTCATGCAATACTTCAGGTATAAGAAGGTTACGACCTAACACTCGGCCGCAAACATCTTTAGCTATGTTGGCTACTTTATCTTGCTGAGTAAGCAAGTCCAGTAGATCGCCTCTATCAAAAGCCATAAATAGGCCCGTAGGTAGATGCAAGCGAATCTGGCGTTTTAATACGTCAGCTTCTTTCTCTAGAGAGGAAATTTGCTGACGGAATTCCGCCGCCTTTTCCCAATCGTTAGCGTTCGAGGCAGCAAAGAAGTCTGGTAAAAGTGCAGCACACTCTTGGACCTTCGCTCCATGTTGTTGCAAGGGTTTTATTGGCGATTTTGCGAATAAACCAATTATGGTATTGACTGGCATATTTGTCTTGTCATGTGATTGTCATGCTGGGGTGTAACTATAATAGGTTTTTTTCGTAATAAAAGGGGGTATGTGATTTAAAATTGCACAAAAACGGTTTTTTTCGTGATTTGGATCAGTTGAATGGCACTTGCTGATAATCAAATTTAGATTTAATCTGCAATAGACAGTCGATTATGAGTGAATTATGGAAACTGAAATAGAGCTTAAATTTTTTGTTTCACCACAGTTCTCAGAAGTTTTGAGAAAGAAAATTCCGCACAATAAAATCCTACAACATAATAGCAGGGATTTGGGGAACATCTATTTTGATACTCCAGATAACTGGTTACGCAACCACGATATTGGAATGCGTATTCGTCGTTTTGACGATGTGTATGTGCAAACAGTAAAAACATCTGGACGCGTTGTAGCCGGTTTGCATCAGCGACCAGAGTATAATGCCGAACATACTTGCGATGATCCTGATATTTCTTTGCACCCTAGCGAAATTTGGCCAGAAGGGCGCAGTGTTGCCGATCTAGCCGCAGAGTTACAACCACTTTTTGCTACCAACTTCACTCGTGAGTTGTGGCTGGTGGGTATGCCTGACGGGAGCCAAGTTGAGGTTGCCTTTGATCAGGGGGAAGTGGTGGCTGGAGAGTTGCGTTCGACCATTTGTGAGGTGGAACTTGAGCTGAAATCGGGCCAAACAGATGCGTTATTTACTCTAGCAAGACAACTGTGTGAAGACGGAGGCATGCGCCTTGGTAATTTGAGTAAAGCGGCGAGAGGTTATCGTTTAGCGCAAGGGTTTAGTGGCAGTAAGCCAAAACAGCTTGGTTTAGTTGAGGTGTCAACTCAAGATAATGTCGAAAGCTGCTTTATTAAATCGTTAGAGCACGCTCTGGCTCACTGGCTATATCATGAGCAAGCGTATGTTGAATCTCCGAGCATGGCTTGCCTACATGAAATTTGCTTTTCTCTGCGCTTTGTTAGACAGACGTTGGCGGTGTTTGGTGGCATAGTCCCTCGTCGTGCCAGCGCTATATTAAGGCAAGAGTTAAAATGGCTAGAGCAAGAACTCGATTGGGTGCAAACGGCGGATTACCTCGATGACCTAACCGAAGATAAAGGACATGCGTTACGTAAGCTCGATGCACAAAAAGTGTTGGTCAAACAGCTTAAAGTAGCGCGAAAAAATTTAGCATCCGAAGCGGATATTCTACAGTTGCTTGAATCTGCCCGTTATACAGGGGTGATTTTAGATTTGAGTCGTTGGGTGCTCACGAAAGGTTGGCAGCCATTCTTAGATGAAAAATCCAGTAAAGCGATGTCGAGTGATTTGATGAAATTCTCTCAAAATCAACTGGATCGCACTTGGGCGGAGCTGGTTAGCGCTTTTCCTGTAGAGCAAACATTGACGGCCCAAGACTATATAGAAGAGCATTATCACTTAAATCGAAGCCTCTTTTCCGGGATCTGCTTTGCCGCATTGTTCGATCAAGAAATGCGTCAAGCGTTTCGTTTGCCGTGGGCGGATCTCTCTCAGGGTATTGATGATCTGTTAACGTTAGCTCCCGTTCGCCAACTTGTGGATCAATTGCAAGGGGAAGAGCAGGAACAACTACAGCGTTGGCTAGATCGTCAGCAAGCATCCATATTGCACGCAATGGAGCAAACCCGAGCAATGTGTATTGAAGCTCAGCCGTATTGGAAAGGATAGTTTTCGCTTTTGTCGCTGATTAACGCATTTCAGAAACAGAGCGCTTGCCCTTGGGTAAGCGCTTTTTTATTCTTAACCCTATTTCCCCCCTTTTGCTTTGACGCACCATGGAGCGCTTATGCACCGCACAACAACAAATAGATATCAACAGCTTACGGATAAGTTCTCTTGTATTGCTGAGCTGTGGCCGCAACATAGGCGAGCAGAATTAGAGAAAGTGATTAACTTTAGTTCATTTATCTTTAATCGGTTACTGTGCGATGAGCCTTTGTTATTAAAACTGCCTGAAATGCTCGATCAGGCTGAGCGCAGTGCTCACTATCGAACGGATCTACATGCACAATTAGCCGAATACAGTGATGAAAATGCGGTGATGAAACAGCTACGAACGTTTCGTAATCATGAAATTATTGCCATTGCTTGGCGTGATATTGTGGCGAGTTGGCCGGTAGAGCAGAGTTTATCGCATGTTTCAAAGCTTGCCGAAGCAATGATCTTTGAGAGCTATGCTTGGCATTATGCCGATTGTGTTAAGGCGTGGGGTACACCGAAAAATGCCGATGGCAAAGAGCAGCCCATGCTGATCATTGGCATGGGTAAACTGGGGGGAGGGGAGCTGAACTTTTCTTCTGATATTGATTTGATCTTTACTTACCCTGAAGTCGGCGAAACAGAAGGTGCAAGACGCTCGATTGCCAATGCGCAGTTTTTTACTCGCCTAGGACAGCGCTTGATTAAATCTTTAGATCAAGTGACCGTAGATGGTTTTTGCTACCGAGTGGATATGCGATTGCGTCCTTTTGGCGAGAGTGGTCCCTTAGTGATGAGTTTTGCCGCTTTAGAGGATTACTACCAAGAGCAAGGAAGAGACTGGGAGCGTTATGCCATGGTCAAAGCTCGGGTCATGGGGCGAGAGATGTACCCTCAATATCAAGAGCTACGCCAGATGTTACGCCCCTTTGTATTCCGTCGCTATATTGACTTTAGTGCGATTCAATCCTTACGACGTATGAAGGCGATGATCCGCAGTGAAGTGCGCCGTCGAGGGTTGAACAATAATATCAAGTTGGGCCCTGGCGGTATTCGTGAAATAGAATTTATTGCCCAAGTGTTCCAGTTAATTCGTGGCGGTCGAGAACCCAGCCTTCGAGGCCGAGGTCTATTGGAAACGCTACAAGCGATAAAACAGCAGCAGTTATTAGATGCGCCAGATGTGGATGGCATGATGTCGGCTTATCGTTTTTTGCGTCGCTTGGAAAACCTGTTGCAAGCCATGGAAGATAAGCAAACCCAAACCTTACCAGAGGGAAGTGGTGACCAACAACAATTGGCTGAGGTGATGGGGTTTGACAATTACAACAAGCTACAAGATGAATTGAACCAGCATATGTCTAATGTGCACCAAGTCTTTGAAGATCTTATTGGAGATGAGGAAGATCATGGGCAGGCCATAGACGCTAGGTATGTAGAGTTGTGGAGTTTAGCCAATGATCCTGAACAGACAGCGAACATCTTCAATGAATTAGCATTAGATATAAAAGAGAAATCATTATCAGATTTATCCGCGGCTTTAGGTTCTTTTAAAGCTGAGCTAGCCAAAAAAACCTTGGGACCAAGAGGGCGTGAAGTGGTGAGGCATTTGATGCCTAAGCTCATTTCTACAGTACTGGCTCACCCTGAAGGAGAGTTTGGTTTAGAAAGAGTATTAATGGTGCTGGCTAAGATAGTGACCCGCACCACTTATTTAGAGCTTCTTGATGAACACCCCGCCGCTTTAGAGCAACTGGTAAAACTGTGTACAGCAAGCCCGATGATAACCGAGTTGTTAGGGCGCTACCCAATATTGCTCGATGAGCTTCTTGATCCGCAACAGTTGTATAAGCCGGTAGAGTTAAGTAGCTATAAATCTGAATTAAGCGATTATCTGACGCGCATACCTGAAGAGGATATGGAGCAGCAGATGGAAGCATTACGCCAATTTAAACAGACTTGTATTTTACGCATTGCTGCCGCCGATATTGCTGGAGTATTGCCTGTCATGCAGGTCAGCGATCATTTAACGTATCTAGCGGAAGCCATTGTTGAGCAGGTCATTAATCAAGCTTGGCGACAAATGGCAGCCAAATACGGAGAGCCTAATCATTTGCTCAACAGAGAGGGGCGAGGCTTTGCCGTGCTAGGTTACGGCAAAGTTGGTGGCTGGGAGTTAGGTTATAACTCGGATTTAGACATAGTGTTCATACACGACTGCCCGCTTTCTTCTTATACCGATGGTGATAAAAGCATTGATGGTAGGCAGTTCTACCTTCGTCTTGCACAACGAATTACCCATCTTTTCTCGACACGAACCCCTTCTGGAATTCTTTATGAAATTGATACTCGACTAAGGCCGTCGGGTGCTTCTGGCTTGATGGTCAGCCCTATTGAATCTTATGAAGAGTATCAATTGCAAGAGGCGTGGACATGGGAGCATCAGGCTTTGGTGCGTGCGCGTCCTATTTATGGTGATGATATTTTAGTGGATGCCTTTTCTAAGGTCAGAAAAAAAGTGTTGTGCTTACCGAGAGAGCAATCAGAGTTACGTGATGAAGTCGTCAAAATGCGTGAGAAAATGCGTGAGCATTTAGGAAGCAAAAAGAAACATCGCTTTATGCTCAAACAAGATCAGGGAGGGATCACGGATATTGAGTTCTTAACTCAGTACTGGGTGCTAAATTATAGCCATAGTGATTCAAACCTGAGCTATTGGTCCGACAATGTGCGTATTTTGCAAAGTTTAGTGGCAGCAGATGTGCTGACCCGAGAACAGGCTAAACAATTAGTAGAAGCCTATACAACAATGCGAAATGAAATCCATAGACGGAATTTACTCAATTTGGATGCAGACGTAGCAGAGGATAAGTTCACGCAACATCGGCAATTTGTCAGTGAAATGTGGTGTAACTGGATGAAAAAAGAGCAACAAAGTTAAATTGCTCAAAAGCTTAGCCTAACTTTGATGTATCCTTAGCTATGCTAGAATTGTTATTAGAAATTATGCTTGTGGAGTCGTTATGAAACCAATCTTGCCCAACTATAACGAGGCAGATGTCCTTATTGTTGGAGATGTGATGCTTGACCGTTATTGGTATGGTCCTACTGGGCGTATTTCGCCAGAGGCACCCGTACCTGTAGTGAAGGTTGAAAATAACGAAGAGCGCCCTGGTGGGGCTGCGAACGTCGCGATGAACATAGCGGCTTTAGGTGGCGCTTCGCATTTGATCGGTTTGACGGGAGAAGATGAACCGGCTCGCATACTGAAAGAAAAACTGAGTGCATTAAACGTTAAATGCAACTTTGTTGAACTGGCGGATTACCCAACCATTACTAAATTAAGAGTGATGAGCCGCGGCCAGCAATTAATTCGTCTTGATTTTGAAGATAAATTTGAAAGTGTCGAACCTGAGAATGTGCTTTCTCGATTGCAGCAGGCTATTCCACACAGTAAAGCGATTATCTTATCGGATTACGCCAAAGGTGCATTAGAGCATTCAAAGGCGATGATTGAACAAGCCAAAATCGCTGGGGTTCCCGTATTTGTGGACCCTAAAGGCGCTGATTTTGAACGTTATAGAGGGGCGACATTATTGACCCCCAATATGTCGGAGTTTGAGTGTGTTGTAGGACCGGTGAAAGATGAACAGCAATTGGCTGAGAAAGGCTTACAACTGATAGAGCAATTTGATCTGCAAGCGTTATTAGTGACGCGCAGTGAAAATGGCATGACGCTATTGCGTCGTGGCTTAAAACCTTTCCACCTACCGACTCAAGCGCAGGAAGTCTACGATGTGACTGGTGCTGGAGATACGGTGATTTCAGTGTTAGCCGCTTCTGTTGCTGCGGGAAAACCTTTAGATGAAGCCTGTGCACTGGCTAATGCCGCCGCAGGTGTTGTGGTGGGTAAGTTAGGCACTTCAACACTGTCGCCAATTGAATTGGCGGAGGCTATACACGGTGCCCAAGACAGTGATTTTGGAGTGATAGGCGAGCAAGCCTTAATTGCATCTGTGAAAAAAATGCAAGCAAAAGGTGAGCGAGTGGTTATGACCAACGGTTGCTTTGATATTTTGCATGCCGGTCATGTTTCCTATTTAAATCATGCCGCAGGGTTGGGGGATCGCCTCATCGTTGCCGTCAATACAGATGACTCTGTGAAGCGTTTAAAAGGCCCAGCAAGACCGGTTAACCCTACGGATCGCCGTATGGCAGTACTTGCAGGTTTAGGCGCCGTAGATTGGGTTGTACCGTTCTCTGAAGATACTCCTCAGCGTCTTATTTCTCAGGTGCTACCGGATCTCTTAGTTAAAGGTGGAGACTATAAACCTGAAGAGATTGCTGGTGGTAAAGAGGTGATTGCCGCAGGTGGACGTGTTGAAGTACTTAACTTTGAAGATGGCTGCTCAACGACTGAAATAATCGAAGCCATTAAAGGTGGCAAAGAGTAATACTAATTGTACTAAATAATGGGTCATTCTAGTTTGTTAAAATACTCGATAACTGCGTTAGAATTTTTGATGGTAGAATAACGACTTATCGAAAAATTCCGCCTTGTTTTCGAGTGTTTTTCCTGCGTTATATCTGATCACTTACTTAGTGTGATTGGTATAACCGGTTAGGTGATACAGTCTTATTTCTCTAAATAAAAAAGCGGGTCATTTTAAAATGACCCGCTTTTTTAATGTGTCATGTTTATTTTAGATTAAGACGCTTTGCTGTCCGTTTTTTTGGCAGGTTGTAGGCCATCATTAATATCTAAAATATCTTGTTCACTCAATGTACCTACTGCTTCTTTTAGCTGTAGAACACTGATGACGTAGTTATAGCGAGCATCAGAGAGGTTACGTTTGGCTTCAAATACACGACGAGTAAAGTCGAGTACATCGACGACAGTACGTGAACCGACTTCGTAGCCTGTTTCAACAGCTGCTAATGCAGATTCTGCTGAAATAAGTGATTGTTCAAAGGCGCGGATAGAACCAATAGTGGCATCAATATTGTTATTTGATGCACGAACGGTTTTAACCACAGAGCGATAAGATGCTTCTAGATCTTCACTGACGGCAACGTAGTTGTATTCCGCTTGTTTTACTTGAGAGCTCACACTGCCACCGCTATAAAGAGGCACTGAAAGATTAATACCTAAATTATAGTTAGTGTCATCAACATCAGCACCGCTGATTTTACCGTTGCCATAACCGGCATCAGCATTAAAGGTTAAAGAAGGTAAGTGACCTGAACTGGCTAGACGAATATCGTCCCGTGCAATATCTTGGTTAATACGAGCGGCAAGTAAGCTTAAGTTTTCTTGTTGCGCTTGTTCTACTAAGGCGTCAGTTGTTTTTTCACTTTTCGCTACCGAGAAACGTTCAATATCAAGAACATCTAAATCTTGATGGCCTGCGCCTGTGATTTCACGTAAAGATTCATAGCTGTTCACTAGGTTGTTTTTAGCGATAACTTCTTCAGCTAATACGCTATCAAACTCAGCTTGTGCTTCATGTACGTTAGTGATTGCCGATAGGCCAACATCAAAACGTTGTTTTTCTTGGTCAAGCTGGCGTGCAACCGCGCTTTTCTCTGCTTGCACAAATTCTAAGCTATCTTGTGCGCGTAAGACTTCAAAGTAAGCGGTAGCCACACGTAGGATAAGATCTTGCTGTTTAGCCGCATAAGCAGAATCGGCTTGGCGCGCTTTTTTCTCGGTTGTTTCAAGAGTTACCCAGCTTGAGCGCTGATAAAGTTCTTGGCTTAAGCCAATACCTGCGGTAAATGCATTAGTTTTAGCTGATGCATAATTCTCACCGTAGTTATATCCTGCTGTTAAGTTAATCTGAGGTAGCAGGGTACTGCGCGATGAATTGATGCTCTCAAAGGCAGCATCACGTTGAGCCGCTGAACGTAATAGTTGAGGGTCACTATTTTTCGCTTGATTATAAACATCCGCTAAGTTTTCTGCGTTGGCTGATAGAGATAGGCCACACAGGGAAGCTGAAATAAAAATGGACAGCACTTTTTTCATTGTCGTAACTCTTCCTGCTACTAAAATTGAGACTCAATAACTAGATTATAGGTATTTTATCGAATTTGAACTGATTTTGCATAGTCTTACATAGAGTACTACAAAAACTAGCAAAAACTCTATGTTTATGGTGGTTTAGTTTTAAATTATTAACTTACAGGATAGGTTGCAGTACCATTGCCAAGAGATCATCTATTGCTCTGTGTTGCCAACGTAATAGTTTGAATATGACTTTAATCTAAGAGAGTAACCATGCCTAACTCTAGCATTTACCCTACGTTTGATCGTAGTGATGTCGATATTATTGAGACGAAAACGGTGTACAAGGGCTTTTTTAGCCTTGCTGAAGTAAAGTTTCGCCATCGATTGTTTGCGGGTGGATGGAGCGAGATCATTAGTCGAGAGTTGTTTGAGCGTGGTGATGCCGTGGCAATGTTGCCATATGATCCCGTCAGTGATCAGGTTGTTTTAGTGGAGCAGATCCGAGTGGGGGCATTGCTGGGAGAGCAGCCTTGGCAATTGGAAATCGTGGCTGGCATGCAAGACAAAAGTGCTGAAAATGCCATTGATGTGGTGAAGCGCGAAAGTGTCGAAGAGGCGGGCTTGAGCGTGGATAATGTAGAGCCTATTTGTAGCTATTACCCGTCTGCGGGTGGTTGCTCTGAGCGATTACAATTGTTTATTGGTAAGGTGAACGCGCCAGAATCAGGCGGTGTTTTTGGGCTAGAGTCTGAAGGTGAAGATATTCTTGTCCATATTTTAACAAGAGAAGAAGCCTATAAATTGGTTGAAAATGGTATAATTGAAAATGCAGCTTCGATTATAACCATTCAATGGTTGATGTTGCATCATCAGCAATTGAGGGAAAGATGGTTAAGTTACGGCAAGTAGATTCAAGTTATCATGTTGATTTTGCAGGTCTCATGCGTCTGTATGAAACAAATTATGCTAAATTAAACTCACTACTGCCCAGTCAAGCCGAGGTGGGGGATAAGCGAACCTATCAAGTTCAAGATCAGGTATATCAGATCAATATTCTTGAAATCACGCGTTATACAACCTTAGTTGATCTTTTTCAGTGTGATCAAACGCCCAATTTCCCACTTCCAAACATGACGGTGCGTCTATATCACGATGCAAGGGTTGCAGAAGTGTGTGCAAGTGAAAAGATGAGAGTTATACATGCTCGTTATGATTACCCCAATAAAAAAATGATGCAAAAAGATGAAAAGCACCAACTTAACCAATTTCTTGGGGACTGGTTAACATTTTGTCTTAAAATGGGTATAAGTAGAGAACCTCTGTTGTAAGTATTGGCAATAAATAAGATTGGAAAAATTGATAGTGGAACCGCAAATGGTTGTGATGGAAGAGACCGTCCAATTAGTACAGATTACAGATACGCACTTATTCGCGAAAGACGAAGGATGCTTGTTGAGCGTTAACACGGCACAGAGCTTTCTTGCAGTTGTGGATGATGTGGTTGTGCGAAATGTCGCTTTTGATGCCATTGTCGCCACGGGCGATATTTCACAAGATCATTCATTAGAATCTTACTCTCGATTTGCGCAAGGTATTGAGTGCCTAGAGAAGCCATGTTACTGGCTACCGGGTAACCATGACCGGAAAAAAAACATGAGCCAATTACTTCCGTCTAAGCAAATTCGAGAGATGGAGCATGTACTTGCCGGTGACTACTGGCAATTGATTATGCTAAACAGCCAGGTTGAAGGTTTACCACACGGTTATCTCGATGAGTCGCAGTTAGATTTACTTGAAGAAAAACTGAATCAATACCCACAGCGTCATACTTTAATCTTGTTCCATCACAACTCATTGCCAATTGGTAGCGCTTGGTTAGACCAACATAAATTACAAAAAGCCCCGCAATTCTGGGAGCGCATAGCCGGGTACGATAATGTCCGTGCGGTGCTGGGCGGGCATGTGCATCAGAAAGTCGATAAAGAACACAATGGTGTACGCGTTATGGCAACGCCATCCACTTGTATTCAATTTAAGGCAAATAGTGATGAGTTTGCGTTAGATACGCTACCACCAGGTTGGCGTCATTTACAGTTGCATAAAGATGGCAGCATAGAATCACAAGTATACCGCCTATCTGAAGGGCGTTTTATTCCTGACTTTGAATCTGAAGGTTACTAAGGTGTCATTAACATCGAAACCTTCTTTACTCCTTTATCTGCACGGTTTTAATAGTTCGCCAAAGTCATTAAAGGCGCAGGTGATGGGTGACTTTTGCACCAAACATCGACCTGATATTCACTTCCTTGCCCCGCAATTACCCGTATACCCAAAAGCGTGTAGCGATTTTTTACAGAGCTTATGTGACGATCTCGTTGAGCAATATCAGGTGGGTGTCGTGGGCAGTTCGATGGGGGGATACTTATCGACATGGCTGAATCAACAGTACGGCTTTAAAGCGGTACTAATAAACCCAGCGGTTAAGCCTTTTGAGCTATTGCAGAACTTGCTCGGCCCACAACTCAATCCTTATACCCAAGAAGAATATCGACTAGAGCCTATTCATGTGCAGCAACTCAAAGCACTAGATGTGCCTAGTATAGAGAATGGATCGGATTTTTTGTTACTGACACAACAAGGGGATGAAGTGTTGGATTATCGGCAAGGGGTAAAAAAATACCAGCATTGCCAACAGATCATAGAACAAGAGGGCAATCATAGTTTTGTTGGGTTTGAGCGTTATCCCAGCGTGATTGTAGAGTTCCTGCAGCTTTAATTCTCACCACCCCCTTCAACCTATTGCACTATGATTGCCTGATTAGCGCACGATTATCATGCTTTTTAATCAGGAATCCGGTGCAAACTTGACATAACAGTCACTGCGCCAGACTATGTAATATAGCTAAATGGTCGCGTGGCTTATGGGAAATCGATTAACGACGTCAACTTACGCGTTTTATCATTCAAGTTAAACGTTCTGATGCTCCAAACGAGAGAGCCTATGATTGATTGACCCTGTGTAATACGCAAACCAGCCAACCATAGAGGTTGCACT from Vibrio rarus includes the following:
- the hldE gene encoding bifunctional D-glycero-beta-D-manno-heptose-7-phosphate kinase/D-glycero-beta-D-manno-heptose 1-phosphate adenylyltransferase HldE: MKPILPNYNEADVLIVGDVMLDRYWYGPTGRISPEAPVPVVKVENNEERPGGAANVAMNIAALGGASHLIGLTGEDEPARILKEKLSALNVKCNFVELADYPTITKLRVMSRGQQLIRLDFEDKFESVEPENVLSRLQQAIPHSKAIILSDYAKGALEHSKAMIEQAKIAGVPVFVDPKGADFERYRGATLLTPNMSEFECVVGPVKDEQQLAEKGLQLIEQFDLQALLVTRSENGMTLLRRGLKPFHLPTQAQEVYDVTGAGDTVISVLAASVAAGKPLDEACALANAAAGVVVGKLGTSTLSPIELAEAIHGAQDSDFGVIGEQALIASVKKMQAKGERVVMTNGCFDILHAGHVSYLNHAAGLGDRLIVAVNTDDSVKRLKGPARPVNPTDRRMAVLAGLGAVDWVVPFSEDTPQRLISQVLPDLLVKGGDYKPEEIAGGKEVIAAGGRVEVLNFEDGCSTTEIIEAIKGGKE
- the glnE gene encoding bifunctional [glutamate--ammonia ligase]-adenylyl-L-tyrosine phosphorylase/[glutamate--ammonia-ligase] adenylyltransferase gives rise to the protein MHRTTTNRYQQLTDKFSCIAELWPQHRRAELEKVINFSSFIFNRLLCDEPLLLKLPEMLDQAERSAHYRTDLHAQLAEYSDENAVMKQLRTFRNHEIIAIAWRDIVASWPVEQSLSHVSKLAEAMIFESYAWHYADCVKAWGTPKNADGKEQPMLIIGMGKLGGGELNFSSDIDLIFTYPEVGETEGARRSIANAQFFTRLGQRLIKSLDQVTVDGFCYRVDMRLRPFGESGPLVMSFAALEDYYQEQGRDWERYAMVKARVMGREMYPQYQELRQMLRPFVFRRYIDFSAIQSLRRMKAMIRSEVRRRGLNNNIKLGPGGIREIEFIAQVFQLIRGGREPSLRGRGLLETLQAIKQQQLLDAPDVDGMMSAYRFLRRLENLLQAMEDKQTQTLPEGSGDQQQLAEVMGFDNYNKLQDELNQHMSNVHQVFEDLIGDEEDHGQAIDARYVELWSLANDPEQTANIFNELALDIKEKSLSDLSAALGSFKAELAKKTLGPRGREVVRHLMPKLISTVLAHPEGEFGLERVLMVLAKIVTRTTYLELLDEHPAALEQLVKLCTASPMITELLGRYPILLDELLDPQQLYKPVELSSYKSELSDYLTRIPEEDMEQQMEALRQFKQTCILRIAAADIAGVLPVMQVSDHLTYLAEAIVEQVINQAWRQMAAKYGEPNHLLNREGRGFAVLGYGKVGGWELGYNSDLDIVFIHDCPLSSYTDGDKSIDGRQFYLRLAQRITHLFSTRTPSGILYEIDTRLRPSGASGLMVSPIESYEEYQLQEAWTWEHQALVRARPIYGDDILVDAFSKVRKKVLCLPREQSELRDEVVKMREKMREHLGSKKKHRFMLKQDQGGITDIEFLTQYWVLNYSHSDSNLSYWSDNVRILQSLVAADVLTREQAKQLVEAYTTMRNEIHRRNLLNLDADVAEDKFTQHRQFVSEMWCNWMKKEQQS
- a CDS encoding TIGR00153 family protein translates to MPVNTIIGLFAKSPIKPLQQHGAKVQECAALLPDFFAASNANDWEKAAEFRQQISSLEKEADVLKRQIRLHLPTGLFMAFDRGDLLDLLTQQDKVANIAKDVCGRVLGRNLLIPEVLHDDFLIYVKRCLDAVGQMYLVINGLDELLETGFKGREAKLVESMIDELDRIEDDTDQMQIDLRRSLRKIEDQYSPIDMMFLYKILEWVGGIADQALRVCARLELMIARS
- a CDS encoding inorganic phosphate transporter, translating into MDVLANYGTVLLICAAVFGFMMAIGIGANDVANAMGTSVGSKALTVKQAIIIAMIFEFAGAYLAGGEVTDTIRKGVIDTTLFVNSPDLLVFGMMSALLAAGTWLLLASYMGWPVSTTHSIIGAIIGFATVSVGSQAVDWSSVQSIVGSWVITPFISGLFAYFIFVSAQKFIFNTRTPLENAKRYVPVYMFITTIVIALVTIKKGLKHVGLHLTTGEAWFWAIAVSLLVMFIGYIYIQKRFKLDQDNHEHSFTGVEQVFSTLMVITACAMAFAHGSNDVANAIGPLSAIVATVQNMGEIAEKTEIAWWILPLGGVGIVVGLATMGHKVMSTVGTGITELTPSRGFAAQLATASTVVLASGTGLPISTTQTLVGAVLGVGFARGIAALNLGVVRNIVVSWVVTLPAGALLAIIFYEIMLVVFT
- a CDS encoding CYTH and CHAD domain-containing protein; amino-acid sequence: METEIELKFFVSPQFSEVLRKKIPHNKILQHNSRDLGNIYFDTPDNWLRNHDIGMRIRRFDDVYVQTVKTSGRVVAGLHQRPEYNAEHTCDDPDISLHPSEIWPEGRSVADLAAELQPLFATNFTRELWLVGMPDGSQVEVAFDQGEVVAGELRSTICEVELELKSGQTDALFTLARQLCEDGGMRLGNLSKAARGYRLAQGFSGSKPKQLGLVEVSTQDNVESCFIKSLEHALAHWLYHEQAYVESPSMACLHEICFSLRFVRQTLAVFGGIVPRRASAILRQELKWLEQELDWVQTADYLDDLTEDKGHALRKLDAQKVLVKQLKVARKNLASEADILQLLESARYTGVILDLSRWVLTKGWQPFLDEKSSKAMSSDLMKFSQNQLDRTWAELVSAFPVEQTLTAQDYIEEHYHLNRSLFSGICFAALFDQEMRQAFRLPWADLSQGIDDLLTLAPVRQLVDQLQGEEQEQLQRWLDRQQASILHAMEQTRAMCIEAQPYWKG